One window from the genome of Yamadazyma tenuis chromosome 7, complete sequence encodes:
- the PIL1 gene encoding Eisosome core component (COG:S; EggNog:ENOG503NWMJ) — protein sequence MHRTYSLRSQRAPTAAQLQSPPPPPSSTKSKFFGKGSISHSFRKSAAGALGPELARKLAQLIKMEKNLMRSIEITASERKEVAKQLSLWGEANDDDISDITDKLGVLIFEIGELEDQFIDRYDQYRITLKSVRDIEGSVQPSRERKQKITDQIAYLKYKDPQSPKINVLEQELVRAEAESLVAEAQLSNITREKLKTAFNYQFDSIREHAEKIALIAGYGKALLELLDESPVTPGETRPAYDGYEASKQIIIDAENALASWTFDSAVVRPTLSLAAHDEEYEDIDELAEDAENMKVAEQEFSS from the coding sequence ATGCACAGAACTTACTCTTTAAGATCCCAAAGGGCTCCAACCGCTGCTCAATTGCAAAGccctccacctccaccttCGTCtaccaagtccaagtttttTGGTAAGGGCTCTATCTCCCACAGTTTCAGAAAGAGTGCTGCTGGTGCTTTGGGCCCCGAATTGGCTAGAAAGTTGGCTcaattgatcaagatggaaaagaacttgatgagaTCCATTGAAATCACCGCCAGCGAAAGAAAGGAAGTTGCTAAGCAATTGTCCTTGTGGGGTGAGGCCAACGACGACGATATCAGTGATATTACCGACAAATTGGGAGTTTTGATTTTTGAAATCGGGGAATTGGAAGACCAATTCATCGACAGATACGATCAATACAGAATCACCTTGAAGTCGGTCAGAGATATCGAAGGGTCAGTTCAACCATCTAGAGAAAGAAAGCAAAAAATCACCGACCAAATCGCCTACTTGAAGTACAAGGACCCTCAAAGTCCAAAGATCAATGTGTTGGAACAAGAATTGGTCAGAGCCGAAGCTGAATCTTTGGTTGCTGAAGCCCAATTATCCAACATTACCagagaaaagttgaagactGCTTTCAACTACCAATTCGACTCCATTAGAGAACACGCCGAAAAAATCGCTTTGATTGCTGGTTACGGTAAGGCCTTGTTGGAATTATTGGATGAAAGTCCCGTGACTCCTGGTGAAACCAGACCTGCCTACGACGGTTACGAAGCCTCCAAgcaaatcatcattgatgCTGAAAATGCTTTAGCTTCGTGGACTTTCGACTCGGCCGTCGTCAGACCAACCTTGTCATTGGCTGCTCACGACGAAGAGTACGAAGATATCGATGAGTTGGCTGAAGACGCTGAAAACATGAAGGTTGCCGAACAAGAGTTTTCTTCTTAG
- a CDS encoding uncharacterized protein (EggNog:ENOG503PHYK), with the protein MSNNFLHSSPAGKDTPTTNTVKDQNIDPALYPGSPDGDRRKSRLSTQMSPANFTGWTPLISKTLNNEQLLNYNSTPSSKFLNNILLNSANHNSILPQNDIDYSNGLNLTPFLNHNINLLASNQFATMSSGSNGNTASFTPFHDKTLHLSDFFMESPIKDLGTITPSKFKLGSDIKLSQNLLQDPKSARKRSINELDVVANRPPHKLSITVKANDLTDEEPDEDDNDKENADSKFQYKKSKVMSNLQTPSKVVVLGDRANRKVADKTPSRQRQRPKEFTTPAKPTGNSSPSTVILSSGAKAASNEQSRKFVPNSPTPMANKGSKFTVKVDDIPDVPPKPVMGVFSDAKSMSSKTRRSNSHKSDDNSSSKTSSISRFGTNIQVNNLRFKTSNKAQMQAGMNKFQISLGDGAGSKRGRKGRKAKEKKSSKKEVTVETQAHANGRLTQTQGKSNSHPQQQQSSHENTSVTKDSSLMSGSNNSMNLSNLNVSQGTEHTSFDFGALSSTPNGKFFLDKMFEKPSPQSQQLLNQVLMGQQYNQQPSQASGQSNMPPPKFSHPAPVGGIQTQNSQVMMMMSTPNHPSIYSPHETTGDHHRHHNHNNDHDNDNDEANISLSAFAYNFDRKDSSPKFSSR; encoded by the coding sequence ATGTCAAATAACTTCCTCCACTCGTCTCCCGCGGGAAAGGAcacccccaccaccaacaccgtTAAAGACCAGAATATCGATCCGGCACTCTATCCGGGTTCTCCAGATGGCGATCGAAGGAAAAGCAGATTATCTACTCAGATGTCTCCTGCAAACTTCACTGGATGGACCCCTTTGATCTCGAAGACTCTCAACAATGAACAGCTCTTGAACTACAACTCCACGCCATCATCGAAGTTCCTCAATAACATCTTGTTAAACTCGGCTAACCATAACTCCATTTTACCCCAGAATGATATCGACTACTCCAATGGATTGAACTTGACCCCGTTCTTGAACCacaacatcaacttgttggcctCCAACCAGTTTGCGACCATGAGCAGTGGCTCCAACGGCAACACCGCGTCCTTCACACCTTTCCATGATAAAACCTTACATTTGAGTGACTTTTTCATGGAGTCTCCCATCAAAGATTTGGGAACCATCACACcctccaagttcaagttgggcTCTGACATAAAGCTTTCGCAGAACCTCTTACAGGACCCAAAGAGTGCTAGGAAACGGTCAATTAATGAATTGGatgtggttgcaaacaGGCCACCGCATAAATTGTCAATAACTGTAAAAGCCAACGACTTGACGGATGAGGAGCCTGATGAGGACGATAATGATAAGGAGAATGCCGACTCGAAGTTCCAGTACAAAAAGTCAAAGGTGATGCTGAACTTACAAACTCCTTCTAAAGTGGTTGTGTTGGGGGATAGAGCCAACCGTAAAGTTGCCGATAAAACCCCGTCAAGACAAAGACAAAGACCAAAGGAATTCACCACCCCGGCCAAACCCACCGGCAACTCCTCGCCTTCCACTGTTATTTTGTCTAGTGGAGCCAAAGCTGCATCAAATGAACAGTCTCGTAAGTTTGTTCCTAATAGTCCTACACCCATGGCCAACAAAGGATCTAAGTTCACCGTAAAGGTGGACGATATCCCAGATGTTCCACCCAAACCGGTTATGGGTGTGTTCTCAGATGCTAAACTGATGTCAAGTAAGACTAGAAGGTCAAACAGTCATAAGTCTGACGATAAttcctcttcaaagacCTCCTCCATATCCAGATTCGGTACCAATATTCAAGTGAACAACTTGAGGTTCAAAACATCTAATAAGGCTCAGATGCAAGCGGGAATGAACAAATTCCAGATTCTGTTGGGAGATGGAGCAGGATCCAAACGAGGTAGAAAGGGCAGAaaggccaaagaaaagaagagcaGCAAGAAGGAAGTGACAGTGGAAACTCAAGCTCACGCCAACGGTAGGCTTACCCAAACCCAGGGCAAATCGAATTCTCACCCGCAACAGCAACAGTCTTCTCATGAAAACACCTCAGTCACCAAAGACTCAAGTTTAATGTCTGGGAGTAATAACTCCATGAACCTCAGCAATTTGAACGTATCTCAAGGGACTGAGCATACTTcgtttgattttggagcCTTGTCTTCAACTCCCAATGGAAAGTTCTTCCTTGATAAGATGTTTGAGAAACCATCTCCACAGTCACAACAGCTTTTAAACCAAGTCCTCATGGGTCAACAGTATAACCAACAACCTTCTCAGGCCAGCGGTCAAAGCAATATGCCTCCTCCCAAGTTCAGCCATCCCGCTCCAGTTGGAGGAATCCAAACCCAAAATAGCCAagtaatgatgatgatgagcaCTCCCAATCACCCCAGTATCTACAGTCCTCATGAAACGACTGGAGaccaccaccgccaccacAACCACAATAACGACCACGATAACGACAATGATGAAGCCAATATTTCCCTTTCTGCTTTTGCATATAATTTCGATAGAAAGGATTCTTCTCCCAAGTTTTCTAGTCGTTAG